Proteins found in one Sporosarcina sp. FSL K6-3457 genomic segment:
- a CDS encoding amidase has translation MNIDNYLRLDATSLAELVRQKEVKPSELVELSFEQLEKVNPALNAVTHMRRERVLAESKRVDIGNQPFAGVPILLKNISQALQNEPLTSGAKLLSKWVVDHDSHFVKKLREAGFLFIGHTNTPEFGLKNITEPELYGATRNPWNPDYSPGGSSGGAAAAIASGIVPLAGASDGGGSIRIPASFSSLVGLKPTRGRTSVGPGVGRQWQGASIDFVLSRSVRDSAAMLDQLQVIQQAAAFQTPLLEGSSVDAINRPFARRLKIAFTTKSPVATPVSEEAQTAVRKVVQWLESEGHIVEELDNQVDGIQLMQDYFFMNSGEMAAVVEQLERAIGRTITANDVEIETWLLNKIGKSISAAKYSASLASWDTAAAQMATVHESYDLYITPSTAFAAPKIGELTHSTAAQKQLLFEMDEASGIEQQQEIMYNMFLPSLTYTPFTQLANLTGQPAISLPVHVTQAGLPLGVQVMAGKGEERVLLQLAAQLEQTDLWVGMKGNPLFD, from the coding sequence ATGAATATTGATAACTATTTACGCCTAGACGCGACTAGTTTGGCAGAGTTGGTTCGACAGAAAGAAGTGAAACCAAGTGAGTTGGTCGAACTAAGTTTTGAGCAATTGGAAAAAGTGAATCCTGCGTTGAATGCTGTTACGCATATGCGAAGAGAGCGTGTGTTGGCTGAGTCGAAGCGAGTAGATATTGGTAATCAGCCATTTGCAGGTGTACCGATTTTATTAAAAAATATTTCACAAGCACTGCAAAACGAGCCCCTGACTTCGGGTGCTAAGTTATTATCGAAGTGGGTCGTAGATCATGATTCACATTTTGTAAAGAAGCTTCGTGAGGCAGGATTTTTATTCATTGGCCATACGAACACGCCTGAATTTGGCCTGAAAAATATTACGGAACCAGAATTATATGGGGCAACGCGCAATCCGTGGAATCCAGATTATTCTCCGGGTGGGTCAAGTGGGGGAGCAGCGGCAGCGATTGCTTCTGGCATTGTTCCGCTGGCAGGTGCGAGTGATGGTGGTGGATCGATTCGAATTCCAGCTTCATTTTCAAGTTTGGTAGGTTTGAAGCCTACGCGGGGGCGGACGTCTGTCGGTCCAGGTGTTGGTCGACAGTGGCAAGGAGCATCGATTGATTTTGTGTTGAGTCGAAGTGTACGAGATAGTGCTGCGATGCTTGATCAACTTCAAGTCATCCAACAGGCAGCGGCATTTCAGACACCTTTACTGGAGGGGAGCTCTGTAGATGCGATTAATCGACCGTTTGCCCGTCGATTAAAGATTGCATTTACCACAAAATCACCAGTAGCCACACCCGTATCGGAAGAGGCTCAAACGGCGGTACGAAAAGTTGTACAATGGTTAGAATCAGAAGGGCATATCGTTGAGGAGTTAGACAATCAGGTCGATGGTATTCAATTAATGCAGGACTATTTCTTTATGAACAGCGGAGAAATGGCTGCTGTCGTTGAACAGTTGGAACGAGCAATTGGCAGAACAATCACAGCGAATGATGTTGAAATTGAAACGTGGTTGTTAAATAAAATAGGTAAATCAATATCAGCAGCAAAATACTCGGCAAGCCTTGCATCATGGGATACAGCTGCGGCACAGATGGCGACTGTACATGAAAGCTATGATTTATATATAACACCCTCAACAGCATTTGCAGCGCCAAAAATTGGTGAGTTAACCCATTCAACAGCAGCACAGAAACAACTGCTGTTCGAAATGGACGAAGCATCAGGGATTGAGCAACAACAGGAAATCATGTATAACATGTTTTTACCAAGCTTAACGTATACCCCATTTACCCAACTGGCAAATTTAACGGGGCAACCTGCCATTTCACTGCCCGTGCATGTAACGCAGGCGGGATTGCCGCTAGGTGTTCAAGTGATGGCCGGAAAAGGTGAAGAACGAGTACTTTTACAGCTGGCAGCTCAACTTGAGCAGACCGATTTATGGGTTGGGATGAAAGGAAATCCATTGTTTGACTGA
- a CDS encoding HAD family hydrolase: MDKYSIILFDLDGTLSDPKIGITKSVQYALAKLGIDEPDLDKMDCFIGPPLQDSFAEYYSFDEEKTNKAIDFYRERFKDKGLFENDLYSSIPLLLKSLKELQFTLVVATSKPTVFAEETLQHFNIKQYFDLVVGSNLDGTRTAKTEIIQYIIDAYDHHTLDNFIMIGDRKHDIIGANNTGIDSIGVTYGYGSFEELRHANPTYIVNSVDQLKDILLRDDVRKRASR; this comes from the coding sequence ATGGACAAATACAGCATCATTTTATTTGATTTAGACGGGACACTTTCAGATCCCAAAATAGGTATTACAAAATCCGTTCAATATGCATTAGCCAAATTAGGGATTGATGAGCCTGATCTTGATAAAATGGACTGTTTTATCGGTCCACCCCTACAGGATTCATTTGCGGAATATTACAGTTTCGACGAGGAGAAAACAAATAAAGCAATTGATTTCTATAGGGAGAGGTTTAAGGACAAGGGGCTATTCGAAAATGATTTATATTCCAGTATTCCTTTACTTTTAAAATCACTAAAAGAGCTACAATTCACATTGGTTGTTGCAACTTCAAAGCCAACTGTGTTTGCTGAAGAAACCCTACAGCATTTTAACATTAAGCAGTATTTTGATCTAGTGGTTGGCAGTAATCTTGATGGAACGCGAACCGCCAAAACTGAAATTATTCAATACATAATAGATGCATATGATCATCATACGCTAGATAACTTTATTATGATAGGGGATAGGAAGCACGATATTATTGGAGCAAATAATACAGGTATTGACTCAATTGGCGTCACTTACGGATATGGTTCGTTCGAAGAATTGAGACATGCTAATCCCACGTATATTGTTAATAGTGTTGACCAGTTGAAAGATATTCTTTTACGGGATGATGTTAGAAAGAGGGCAAGTCGATGA
- a CDS encoding response regulator transcription factor, protein MVDILIIEDNAELATILSDFLIDDGYTVFVASSGEEGLQYLAENPVKLLLLDIMLPELDGFAVCRLIRERYNLPIIIMSARHGDNNKIIGLDLGADDYLEKPFSVDLLIAKVKSHLRRSYHMFDNKQLLSEGALTIDRASMKVYLKDELVVMTSKEYELLVLLMMNKGKALRKEWLFEAVWGIDSFSELSTLTVHISKLREKIEHNPKEPRRILTVWGVGYKYEAV, encoded by the coding sequence GTGGTAGATATTCTAATCATAGAAGATAATGCGGAGCTTGCTACGATTCTTTCAGATTTCTTGATAGATGATGGATACACTGTATTTGTTGCGTCCAGTGGAGAAGAAGGGCTTCAATATCTTGCGGAAAATCCGGTGAAGCTATTGTTGTTAGACATCATGCTGCCAGAACTTGACGGGTTTGCAGTTTGCAGACTTATTAGAGAAAGGTATAATCTCCCAATCATTATCATGAGTGCCAGACATGGGGATAATAATAAGATTATTGGGCTAGATCTCGGTGCCGATGATTACTTGGAGAAACCTTTCTCGGTTGACTTGTTAATTGCTAAAGTAAAGTCCCATCTTCGGCGTAGCTATCATATGTTTGACAACAAACAATTGCTTTCAGAGGGTGCATTGACAATCGATAGGGCTTCAATGAAAGTGTATCTCAAGGATGAATTGGTTGTGATGACATCTAAGGAATATGAGTTATTGGTGCTGTTGATGATGAATAAGGGAAAGGCCCTTCGCAAAGAGTGGCTGTTTGAGGCGGTATGGGGGATTGATAGCTTTAGTGAGCTTTCGACGCTGACCGTTCATATTAGTAAACTTCGCGAGAAAATTGAGCATAACCCGAAGGAACCTAGACGGATTCTAACCGTTTGGGGTGTTGGATACAAGTATGAAGCAGTTTAA
- a CDS encoding ABC transporter ATP-binding protein — MSAVLTVENLCKTYIVNKQQNNVLRNINFTLYEGEFVSIMGPSGSGKSTLLYTVSGMDRLTAGEVLFDGISLSQLSEKQMAEVRLHKMGFIFQQMHMLKNLSIYDNIILSGYQALKSNECKRSRSDVNADADQLMKRLDIIELASHDITEVSGGQLQRACICRALINKPKMLFADEPTGALNSKAAKEVMAELCQINEDGTTIMIVTHDVKVAAQTDKVFYMVDGNIQGELQLATAGDEWNVRERERKLSSWLMEMGW, encoded by the coding sequence ATGAGCGCAGTATTAACGGTTGAGAATTTATGCAAAACGTATATCGTGAACAAACAACAAAATAATGTGTTAAGAAATATTAACTTTACTCTGTATGAGGGGGAATTTGTTTCAATTATGGGGCCGTCTGGTTCAGGGAAATCTACACTCCTGTATACTGTCAGTGGTATGGATCGTTTAACAGCTGGTGAAGTCCTGTTTGACGGAATAAGCCTTTCGCAGCTCTCTGAGAAACAGATGGCTGAGGTAAGACTGCATAAGATGGGGTTTATTTTTCAACAAATGCATATGCTTAAAAATCTGTCTATTTATGATAATATTATTCTATCGGGCTATCAAGCATTGAAGAGTAATGAGTGTAAACGTAGTCGTAGTGATGTGAATGCTGATGCCGATCAGCTTATGAAGAGGCTTGATATTATTGAATTAGCAAGCCATGATATCACGGAGGTTTCAGGTGGACAATTACAAAGAGCATGTATTTGTCGGGCGTTGATTAATAAACCGAAAATGCTTTTTGCTGATGAGCCTACAGGGGCATTGAATTCTAAGGCAGCAAAAGAGGTCATGGCAGAGCTTTGTCAAATTAATGAGGACGGCACAACAATTATGATTGTTACGCATGATGTGAAGGTAGCTGCACAAACGGATAAGGTATTTTATATGGTAGACGGTAATATCCAGGGTGAATTACAATTGGCTACAGCGGGCGATGAATGGAATGTAAGGGAACGCGAAAGAAAATTAAGCAGTTGGTTGATGGAGATGGGCTGGTAG
- a CDS encoding ABC transporter permease: MFLKILKKDLKRKKAMNAVLFVLIALASTLVASSTNLMYSTTTAVNSFISKSQVADFNIKIANTPENNKQIEEWANSLPAIDAYYSEVHIGVPSSNITVPDGSKSISTNSIISLSTLPQHVNLIFGQNDESFTVQDGEIGLPINIKNMTGIKIGDQLAIDLEGISKTFVVKGFFKDAFMGSDLIGLKRFIISQHDYDEIKQSVPEEKWIQFWSFVKKLDESQSDLSIEFLKSNILSDFDIDKKFVELMFMTDRIVSAILFIVSLFLIFISFLTLRFTIVSTIQDDYKEIGVMKAIGFTNVSIKRLYLMKYFGLSVVGGVIGLGISLPLTRMMSVRVSEYIIVPDSSISMIVSIFSTVIIVAITLLFCSLCMGKINQASVIDAIRQGHNGERFKASRKINLHKSKVLHITLFLAISDVLNQLKGYTTLIFTFVLSTVIILIPINLANTILAPKFISHLGTTQADFYLLTERAEAQMSEVRAKMDLLEQEFLDRDFDVTLSVDYFFNTKYILENDEGDQRIIGMNSETKAERYEYEYLDGVAPKLENEIAITGIMSERFNKNIGDSIVFEIDGKKQTFLISGTYQTIDNAGYAVRLSDNYKPVDVAGYLLMGNINAIADEKPQIIEDMKEQLKHLDIKSAMDIMGDMTGGFMGQLKMIIGLIIAIVSLITFFITSLFVRLLISKEVQGIAIMKSLGFTNGQIKLWQSLRILILLVASIILGVFASTVLGEQLVGVIFRMFGLTEFSMIIVPLQVYVWCPLLIITVVLLGVYTSCGQIKKIQVWDMNEE; the protein is encoded by the coding sequence GTGTTTCTGAAAATATTAAAAAAGGACTTGAAGCGAAAAAAGGCAATGAATGCCGTGTTGTTTGTGCTGATTGCACTGGCATCCACACTTGTTGCAAGTAGCACCAATTTAATGTACTCGACGACAACGGCAGTGAACAGTTTTATTAGTAAAAGTCAGGTTGCAGATTTCAATATTAAGATTGCAAATACTCCAGAGAACAACAAACAGATTGAAGAATGGGCAAATAGCCTGCCAGCAATTGATGCGTACTATTCGGAAGTTCACATCGGTGTGCCTTCGAGTAATATTACTGTACCTGATGGAAGCAAGAGTATATCTACTAATAGTATTATTTCTCTATCTACCTTACCTCAGCATGTAAATCTTATTTTTGGGCAAAACGATGAAAGTTTTACAGTGCAGGATGGAGAAATAGGATTACCGATTAATATTAAAAATATGACGGGAATTAAAATCGGAGATCAGTTGGCGATTGATCTTGAAGGGATATCTAAAACGTTTGTCGTAAAAGGTTTTTTTAAGGATGCATTTATGGGTTCGGATTTAATTGGACTCAAAAGATTCATCATATCGCAGCATGATTATGATGAAATAAAGCAAAGTGTTCCGGAAGAAAAGTGGATTCAATTTTGGAGTTTTGTCAAAAAATTAGATGAAAGTCAAAGTGATCTCTCAATAGAGTTTTTAAAGTCAAATATCCTTAGTGACTTTGATATTGACAAAAAGTTCGTTGAGTTAATGTTTATGACAGATCGTATCGTGTCAGCGATATTATTTATCGTTAGTTTATTTTTGATCTTTATTTCTTTTTTAACTTTAAGATTCACGATTGTTTCTACGATACAGGATGACTACAAAGAAATCGGTGTGATGAAAGCAATTGGTTTTACAAATGTCAGTATAAAACGATTGTATCTTATGAAGTATTTCGGATTATCTGTCGTTGGTGGTGTAATTGGGTTAGGTATAAGTCTTCCACTCACAAGAATGATGTCAGTAAGAGTATCAGAATATATCATTGTGCCAGATAGCAGTATAAGTATGATTGTCTCAATCTTTAGTACAGTGATCATTGTAGCGATTACGCTGTTATTCTGTTCCCTGTGTATGGGAAAAATTAATCAGGCATCTGTGATTGATGCGATTAGGCAGGGACATAATGGAGAACGTTTTAAGGCTTCTAGAAAAATAAACCTCCATAAAAGCAAGGTTCTCCATATTACCTTGTTTTTAGCAATCAGTGATGTGCTCAACCAGCTGAAAGGATACACGACATTGATTTTTACGTTTGTATTGAGCACGGTGATTATTCTGATTCCCATCAATTTAGCTAACACAATTTTAGCGCCGAAATTTATTAGTCATTTGGGAACAACGCAGGCTGATTTTTACTTACTAACAGAGCGAGCTGAGGCCCAAATGTCTGAGGTACGAGCCAAAATGGATCTGTTAGAACAAGAATTTCTCGATAGAGACTTTGATGTCACTTTATCGGTAGATTATTTTTTTAACACAAAATACATCCTCGAAAACGATGAGGGTGACCAGCGGATTATTGGCATGAACAGCGAGACGAAGGCAGAGCGGTATGAATATGAGTACCTGGACGGAGTAGCTCCTAAGCTTGAGAACGAAATTGCAATCACAGGCATTATGTCAGAAAGATTTAATAAAAATATCGGGGATAGTATTGTTTTTGAAATCGATGGTAAGAAACAAACCTTCCTTATCTCGGGGACGTATCAGACCATTGACAATGCAGGGTATGCGGTGCGGTTGTCAGATAACTATAAACCTGTGGATGTAGCAGGTTATCTATTGATGGGCAACATAAATGCAATCGCTGATGAGAAGCCACAGATTATAGAGGATATGAAAGAACAGCTAAAACATCTCGACATCAAAAGTGCAATGGATATTATGGGTGATATGACCGGAGGGTTTATGGGCCAACTCAAGATGATTATTGGCTTAATTATTGCGATTGTGAGTCTCATTACATTTTTTATTACCAGTCTATTTGTTAGACTCTTAATTTCGAAGGAAGTTCAAGGGATTGCCATTATGAAAAGTCTTGGTTTTACGAATGGACAGATTAAACTATGGCAAAGTTTACGGATTTTAATTTTGCTTGTTGCTTCCATTATATTGGGTGTATTTGCCTCTACCGTACTTGGAGAACAGCTCGTAGGAGTAATATTCAGGATGTTTGGTCTGACAGAGTTCAGTATGATTATTGTACCCTTACAGGTCTATGTATGGTGTCCGTTGTTAATCATAACTGTTGTGCTTCTCGGGGTTTACACCAGTTGCGGACAAATTAAGAAGATACAAGTGTGGGATATGAATGAAGAATAA
- a CDS encoding Cof-type HAD-IIB family hydrolase encodes MNYKIAFFDVDGTITNHQDGSISTKTKDAIQALKDKGLKVVAATGRPLSMCQDIKELGIDTFITANGGYAKHESQVIHKIAMDQRNVQDVFEFAKAENHGLSFYTEEFYMNGVKNPQILKALKETLFLQEYPTTDELIYRQDVYLMCLYASDQMVRKYSSHFPHLTFLRWHPFVLNVLQEEVSKSVAIRKVLKYFDIDKSEAIAFGDGENDIDMLEYVGLGVAMGNGNEKVRSAADFVTKKSSEEGIEFALKEIGIL; translated from the coding sequence GTGAATTATAAAATTGCATTTTTTGATGTTGATGGAACGATAACGAATCATCAGGACGGTAGTATTTCAACAAAAACCAAAGATGCTATTCAGGCATTAAAAGATAAAGGATTGAAGGTCGTAGCTGCAACAGGTCGGCCGTTATCAATGTGTCAAGATATTAAAGAATTAGGAATCGATACGTTTATTACGGCGAATGGAGGCTATGCGAAGCACGAGTCACAGGTAATTCATAAAATAGCGATGGATCAACGGAACGTTCAGGATGTATTCGAATTCGCGAAAGCTGAGAATCATGGCTTGTCCTTCTACACTGAAGAATTTTATATGAATGGGGTAAAGAATCCTCAAATTCTGAAGGCCTTGAAGGAAACATTATTTCTACAAGAGTACCCTACAACAGATGAATTAATTTACCGGCAGGATGTCTATTTGATGTGTTTGTATGCCTCAGATCAAATGGTAAGGAAATATAGCTCTCACTTTCCTCATCTAACATTTTTGAGATGGCATCCTTTTGTGTTGAATGTATTGCAAGAAGAGGTCTCAAAATCGGTAGCTATTCGAAAAGTACTGAAATATTTCGATATTGATAAATCAGAAGCGATTGCATTTGGAGATGGAGAGAATGATATCGACATGTTAGAGTATGTAGGTTTGGGAGTAGCGATGGGGAATGGAAATGAAAAAGTGCGATCAGCTGCTGATTTTGTAACGAAAAAATCGAGTGAAGAGGGAATTGAGTTTGCTTTAAAAGAGATCGGTATATTGTAA
- a CDS encoding NERD domain-containing protein, which yields MTTITKWFVIIVIAIVLLPILFIWAPILFTVAVLTGIILVKLKFPMIKGAVGEWQVNRVLSTLGPNYSLFHDIYVPNSERGTTQVDHVVTSPYGIFVIETKHYQGWIFGKENQKYWTQVIYKRKEKMYNPIWQNYGHVQALKNYIGKEDSSYFHSIIAFSSQSTLKFENRFKSARVIQFPQLTRVIKEWNVHKISDFELQEINRKLEAILIEDRKVKKRIRDEHVQAIQTNRKEKVWKEKESIQPNACPKCKSELSLKTGKYGAFYGCSNFPKCRFTKKVS from the coding sequence ATGACTACTATAACAAAGTGGTTCGTAATCATTGTAATCGCTATCGTTCTCTTACCAATCCTATTTATCTGGGCGCCTATTCTGTTTACTGTGGCAGTACTGACTGGGATTATCCTAGTAAAACTTAAGTTTCCGATGATAAAAGGAGCAGTAGGTGAATGGCAGGTGAATCGTGTATTGAGTACTCTGGGACCGAATTATTCACTATTTCATGATATATATGTACCAAATAGCGAAAGAGGAACAACTCAGGTGGATCATGTGGTTACCTCACCTTATGGCATCTTTGTCATTGAAACAAAGCATTATCAAGGGTGGATATTTGGTAAGGAAAACCAAAAGTACTGGACTCAGGTTATTTATAAACGAAAAGAAAAAATGTATAATCCCATTTGGCAGAACTATGGTCATGTACAAGCATTAAAAAACTATATTGGTAAAGAAGACTCTTCGTATTTCCATTCTATTATTGCATTTTCTAGTCAATCCACTTTAAAGTTTGAAAATCGCTTTAAATCAGCAAGAGTCATTCAGTTTCCCCAACTGACAAGGGTAATTAAAGAATGGAATGTACATAAAATAAGTGATTTTGAGTTGCAGGAAATTAACCGAAAGCTCGAAGCAATCTTGATTGAAGATAGGAAAGTAAAGAAGAGAATCAGGGACGAACATGTTCAAGCAATTCAGACGAATCGCAAAGAAAAGGTGTGGAAAGAAAAAGAAAGCATTCAGCCGAATGCTTGTCCAAAGTGCAAAAGTGAGTTGTCTTTGAAGACAGGAAAGTATGGAGCTTTCTATGGGTGCAGTAACTTTCCGAAGTGTAGGTTTACAAAGAAAGTATCTTAG
- a CDS encoding PadR family transcriptional regulator, whose amino-acid sequence MELNNYSPLTETTYYILLSLLEPAHGYIMMQKIEELSNHKVKIAAGTMYGAIENLLKQQLIQSTKSTDKRRKTYVITEKGIEVLRLDCERMKHIVRITENLLSTIGPGTGGNEDV is encoded by the coding sequence ATGGAGTTAAATAACTATTCACCCTTAACGGAAACAACGTATTATATTTTACTATCCTTACTTGAGCCTGCTCACGGTTATATTATGATGCAAAAAATCGAGGAATTAAGTAATCATAAAGTGAAAATTGCTGCAGGTACGATGTATGGGGCAATTGAAAACTTACTTAAACAGCAATTAATACAATCAACAAAGAGTACAGATAAACGTAGAAAAACATATGTCATCACAGAAAAAGGTATTGAAGTGCTACGACTAGACTGTGAACGAATGAAACATATCGTCCGTATTACTGAAAACTTGTTATCAACTATAGGACCAGGAACTGGAGGGAATGAAGATGTATAA
- a CDS encoding DUF2812 domain-containing protein: MYKFRFFINFEKEEQWLEQMASDGYHLKSTFMGYQFQRGKSEAATIKIDFRKFRRKEDFIDYCTLFEDSGWKHLTGSKVSGIQHFKRIDDTAGDDIFSDNNSKATRYKRYANMFFELAICYLPLVVVFYSADLIDPKVLINPKELYFTPGLWDSTGISFWFSFLFETPFALVRGFTWLFIPLTIILCLFFGYKSNKLYLQSNK; this comes from the coding sequence ATGTATAAGTTTAGATTCTTTATCAATTTTGAAAAAGAAGAGCAATGGCTAGAGCAAATGGCGTCTGACGGTTACCATTTAAAAAGCACTTTCATGGGTTATCAATTTCAACGGGGGAAGTCAGAAGCAGCAACTATAAAAATTGACTTTAGGAAATTTAGGAGAAAAGAGGATTTCATCGATTATTGTACTCTGTTTGAAGACAGTGGATGGAAGCATCTCACTGGTAGCAAAGTTTCGGGGATTCAACACTTTAAAAGAATAGATGATACCGCTGGAGACGACATTTTTTCTGATAACAATTCAAAAGCTACTAGATATAAAAGGTATGCGAATATGTTTTTTGAATTGGCGATTTGTTATTTGCCGCTGGTAGTAGTATTTTATTCAGCAGATCTCATTGATCCAAAGGTTCTTATTAATCCAAAAGAACTTTATTTTACACCTGGTTTATGGGATAGTACTGGAATATCTTTTTGGTTTTCTTTTCTATTTGAAACACCTTTCGCATTAGTAAGAGGGTTCACTTGGTTATTTATTCCACTAACAATTATTTTGTGTTTATTCTTTGGTTATAAATCGAACAAATTGTATTTGCAAAGTAATAAATAA
- a CDS encoding SET domain-containing protein: protein MIEVKTSPLSDGEFNRGVFATCDYKKGELLHEAPVISYPNEEHQYIEKTLLADYAFEYGIGQSAILLGYGMLFNHSYEPNATYDINFKNRTFDFFAYTDIKAGDEILINYNGDVDDKDQLWFNKE, encoded by the coding sequence ATGATTGAGGTAAAAACATCTCCGCTAAGTGATGGAGAATTCAATAGAGGCGTATTTGCTACATGTGATTACAAAAAAGGGGAGCTTTTGCATGAAGCACCCGTCATTTCTTATCCAAACGAAGAGCATCAATACATTGAGAAAACTCTTCTTGCTGACTACGCGTTTGAGTATGGGATAGGTCAATCTGCTATTCTTCTTGGGTATGGTATGTTGTTTAATCATTCGTATGAACCGAATGCGACGTATGATATTAATTTTAAAAATCGCACATTCGATTTCTTTGCGTATACCGATATAAAAGCAGGAGATGAAATTCTCATTAATTACAATGGCGATGTTGATGATAAGGATCAGCTGTGGTTTAACAAGGAATAA
- a CDS encoding sensor histidine kinase gives MKQFNRLIVWVIVIGIAVVAAFSFTAFYGGGSEENKGYVIEANRIANQLNNGVLLIDIETDQANYIQGLEWLEGNAEPLQIEQFFNGAGVRSGAGFMIKPIYDGQQLAGYLRFTYVVPNTIIPVIITAAIILLIAFISIVGLLLYVKRKIIKPFHVIENMPLELSKGYLHQGIKESKSRFFGKFIWGLDLLRETLDAQKQTNLRLEKDRQTLIASLSHELKTPVSAIKLYSVALYDDLYESDKKRKECAKLIEKKAEQIEKLIGDIITTSASSLSDFEIQTTEFYLSEWIEKVIYGNKEKLALLKIKFEIEPVRDKLLIGDPDRLVEVVDNIIENAIKYGDGNTIRVSFYEEDYRQLIRIENSGVSISQNELPHMFSSFWRGSNVGNKLGNGLGLYIGKQLLEKMGGDIFAEIQDHAVAIVLVVRF, from the coding sequence ATGAAGCAGTTTAATCGGCTGATTGTATGGGTGATTGTCATTGGGATTGCAGTTGTGGCCGCTTTTTCTTTTACAGCCTTTTATGGTGGAGGTAGTGAGGAGAATAAGGGTTATGTGATTGAAGCGAATCGCATAGCCAATCAGCTAAATAACGGTGTGTTGCTAATTGACATTGAGACTGATCAAGCCAACTATATTCAGGGGCTTGAGTGGCTGGAGGGAAATGCAGAACCGCTACAGATTGAACAATTTTTTAACGGTGCAGGTGTTAGAAGTGGAGCCGGTTTTATGATTAAGCCCATCTATGACGGACAGCAATTGGCAGGATATTTACGGTTTACCTATGTTGTCCCGAATACGATTATACCGGTCATCATTACCGCAGCTATCATTCTACTAATAGCGTTCATTTCTATTGTAGGGCTGCTGTTGTATGTAAAAAGGAAAATTATTAAGCCGTTTCATGTCATTGAGAACATGCCCCTTGAATTATCAAAGGGGTATCTACATCAAGGGATAAAAGAGAGTAAAAGTCGTTTTTTTGGTAAGTTTATTTGGGGGCTTGATTTGCTTAGAGAGACATTGGATGCACAAAAGCAAACTAATTTACGGTTAGAAAAGGATAGACAAACGCTAATTGCATCTCTGTCACATGAACTCAAAACACCGGTCTCTGCTATTAAGCTATATTCGGTGGCCTTATATGACGACCTGTATGAAAGTGACAAGAAGCGTAAGGAATGTGCTAAGCTCATTGAGAAAAAGGCTGAACAGATTGAAAAATTGATCGGCGATATTATTACCACATCTGCATCTTCGCTAAGCGATTTTGAGATTCAAACGACAGAATTTTATCTGAGCGAGTGGATTGAAAAGGTAATATATGGTAATAAGGAAAAACTTGCACTGCTTAAAATCAAATTCGAGATAGAGCCTGTTCGAGACAAGCTTTTAATAGGGGATCCGGACAGACTTGTCGAGGTAGTGGATAATATTATTGAAAATGCCATTAAATACGGCGATGGGAATACGATTCGCGTATCGTTTTATGAAGAAGACTATCGGCAATTAATCCGAATAGAGAATTCTGGTGTATCCATTTCGCAAAACGAGCTACCCCATATGTTCTCGAGTTTTTGGCGGGGCTCAAATGTAGGCAACAAACTAGGTAACGGATTAGGGTTATATATAGGCAAGCAGTTACTTGAGAAGATGGGTGGCGATATTTTTGCCGAAATACAGGATCATGCCGTTGCTATTGTGTTGGTTGTTAGGTTTTGA